From a single Mycolicibacterium mengxianglii genomic region:
- a CDS encoding type III secretion system chaperone family protein encodes MSSRAAAVQQEIEAALVDRELVYTRHGGAHGGLPGLIVELPGERRLKTNTILSIGEHSVRVEAFVCRKPDENFEGVYKFLLKRNRRLYGVAYTLDNVGDIYLIGRMALHSVNADEIDRVLGQVLEAVDQDFNTLLELGFRTSIQREWAWRVSRGESLKNLQAFEHLIDAEAHGHSGS; translated from the coding sequence ATGAGCAGCAGGGCGGCGGCGGTGCAACAGGAAATCGAGGCCGCACTCGTCGACCGCGAGCTGGTCTACACCCGCCATGGCGGTGCGCACGGCGGGCTGCCCGGGCTGATCGTCGAACTGCCAGGTGAACGCAGGCTCAAGACCAACACCATTCTGAGCATCGGCGAGCATTCGGTGCGGGTGGAGGCCTTTGTCTGCCGTAAACCCGACGAGAACTTCGAGGGCGTCTACAAGTTCCTGCTCAAACGCAACCGGCGGCTCTACGGGGTGGCCTACACCCTCGACAACGTGGGCGACATCTACCTCATCGGCAGGATGGCGCTGCACTCCGTCAACGCCGACGAGATCGACCGGGTGCTCGGGCAGGTTCTCGAAGCGGTCGACCAGGATTTCAACACGTTGCTGGAGCTGGGTTTCCGCACGTCCATCCAGCGGGAATGGGCCTGGCGAGTGTCGCGCGGGGAGTCGCTGAAGAACCTGCAGGCCTTTGAACACCTCATCGACGCAGAAGCCCACGGCCACAGCGGCTCGTGA